Genomic window (Indicator indicator isolate 239-I01 chromosome 13, UM_Iind_1.1, whole genome shotgun sequence):
ttggaatgcctccagaaatggagactttgcatcctctctgggcagcctgctccagcactctgccaccctcacagcaaagtttttcttcatgtttagatggaatcTTCTGGGTTCCACcttgtatccactgccccttctcctgtcagtTGAccccactgagaagagtctggcctcctgacactcaccctttagctattgatcagcatttaCGAATGCTTGTAAAATGTTTATGGAAGCTgaagccctgcctgcagcaccagctgtgcagctgagagCTGACTTACATCTATTCCTGCCCAAGCCCTTCCCTGCTTCCTGGAAGGATCAAGGAGATCCTGGGCTCCTATGCCCTGCACCCTCACCTCCACAGCTCAATACTCTTGATACATTTAAGATTGCCTTGATAGCATCACTGGAGCCCATGTGGATGAGCAGTAAATGGACAAGCCTCAGCACTCTGCATATTGTGGAGTCAGATTCCCTGATGGAAGTCTTCAAATGCCTCAAGATCTGAAAGTTGGGAAGTTTTGTCTCTTGTGTCTGGGGCTGAAATTCCTATGAAGGGTGGGCATTTGAAAAGGAGGCTCCATGGGTTCAGAAAGATTCATGCTGATGCAGCATGGTATTTGGTTTTTTGGGAGCAGCTTTCTCTGGGATTGTGACACCTGTAGGGGGACTTGGGATACAACTTGGTATTTAGTTGTGATGAGCTCTGCAAAAGAGATGGCAAGATCTCAGCTCTGTCTGGCTTCAATGGCAGGTGCACAGGACCTAGCAAACCCTGGCCCTCCAAAACTGCAGGACTGAACATGATGAACTGGGATGCTgcttttccagtttgaagcctaTTCTTAGTGTCTTGCTCTGCATCTCCTCGCTTTCCTGGCTGTTCCTTTCccaccctgctctccagctaaCCTGCTTCTGTCCCTTCATTCTTCCTTGCATCAAAAgcaatgtgaccagcaggtcaaggcagATGATTCTTCACCTCTACTCTGCTTttgtgagacttcacctggagtactgtgtccagttcttgggGCTCCCAGGACAAtgacatggaactgctgaagagggtccagaagaggctacagacatgatcagagggctggagcacctctcctgtgaggacaggctaaggTTGCTTAgtctgttcagactggagaagagaagggtccagggagaccttagagtatccttccagtacctgaaagggactGCAAGAAAGTTAGGGAGTTACAAGGGCcttgtagtgacaggaagagggctaatggctttaagctggaacaggggagatttaaactggagattaggaaggaattctttctaGGAAGggtggtaaggcactggaagaggtcacccaagggaggttgtgaacacctcatccctggaagtgtgcaaggccaggctgcatggggccttgagcaagctggtttagtggaaggtgtccctgcccatggcaggggggttggaaccttttaggtctcttccaagtcaagtcattctatgattcatattCCTTTCTTTCACCCCAAACTTTCTTGTCTTTGGGACAGAACTTCTGCCTGGACTGGTGCAAGCAGCCTGATGTTGGACTCCCAAAGCCAGATCTGATTCTGTTTCTTCAGTTAAGACCAGAAGAGGCAGCAGGACGAGGGAACTTTGGAACTGAACGCTACGAGAACAGCTCCTTCCAAGAGAAAGTTCTGCAGTCCTTCTACCACCTGATGAAGGATGAGACATTGAACTGGAAGGTGAGGAAATAACCCTAATGGGCCTGTCACAAACCAGAGTGGGAGTCTCTCATAAGAGCTCCCAAACGGTGCCCATTACATTCTGCTGCTCCCCCTTCCTGCTTCTTGTTAGGGAGTCATGTTGAGGACCATCCAAGGGCCCTGGTCTGTGGCAGAGAGGACACTTAGCTGCTCCAGGGccatgctggggtgggggggaagacatgtccacacatttcttgaacatctccagggatggtgactccaccacctccctggccaggctgttccaatgcctgaccactcttgcagcaaagaaatttttcccaatatccaacctaaacctcccctggcacaatttcaggccatttattgttctaccacctgatactagggaaaaaagactgacccccacctccctgcatcCTCCTTTACAGGAGGGACACATAAGGGACTTTCAGGGGTTCCTACTATCATGGGTGGAGTTTATTTTGAGGAACCACTGAAAGATCAATACACTGACATTTCTGGGGGGCTACAAGCAGAGGATGAAGAACACTTACTTGCATTTATATCACATGCCCCAAAAACTGTTGGTAAGAACAGTAGGCAGCAGCAGTTTCTTCTGTTTCCCTTCATCCAGCCCCACATTTACTCCTTCAGTGTCTGTTCCTAAATAAAATGGGTTGTAACCATTCCCCTCCAGAAGCAGTGCACGGGAGGTGTAATTAGCTCATTTCACTGCTTGTGAGCAGTAACCAAACTGAGGGATAGGGGGAGCAGATGTAGCAGCAAGGGGAGGTTTTCTACTTTGGTGGTAATTGAGGAacatgtttgtgtttttttatgTCTTGAAAACAGACAATGGATGCTTCAAAGACCATAGAAGATTTGCACAAAGAAATCAAGTCCATTGCAGAGGAAACTATACAGGAGGCTCAGAATAAACCTTTGGCAGAACTCTGGAAATAAAGCTTTATACAGATTATTCCCTGGACAAAGACAGGGGTAGCACACAGGCACCATCCTTCCCAGTTGATGGACTTCAACTTAACTGCCATGTTCCTGATTCTTGCATCTCTAGTAAAAGCACTCCCTGTGTTCATAGAGAACTTGCTAATCAATTATTCCTTTCTATGTTTTGTGCAGCgtgttttggttttcagtaTGATCAGTaaaagagactgaggggagacctcattggagaaggatctggagaagaggtctggtgaggagcagttgagggacctggggttgtttaggctggaggaggctgaggggagacctctctacaactcctggAAGGGattggggtgaggtgggggttagtctcttcttgacaggacaagaagaaatggcctcaagttgcaccagggaaggtttaggttggaaattagaagaaatttgAAACTCCTTTGCTCCAACATTgagtgggctgcccagagaggtggttgaatccccgtccctggaggagttgaaaagaggcagagagggacaTGGTTAAGTGAGAAACTTGGTAGACTTAGAGAAggattggactcagtgatcttaaagatcttttccaacccagaacaattctatgattctatgatttagaaaGCTGTATGGGAGCTGAAAATGCTGCAGTTCAGGCACCAAATCCAGGGAGGGAGAGCTATGAAATCTCAGTTCTCAGCAATGACCAGCACACAACAAACCAGTGTCAAATCAAATAACTACCACTGAGATTTGGGTATGACCAGGAAAGTTAAATGTCTCTCTGCTGGACAGTTAACACCTTCAGGCAGCGTGGACTGATCTCCAAAGTGGTCGATACAGAGACTAAAGCCTGCTCCAACTTTTAGAGAGAGGCAGATTGAGCTGATCCActggcagggagaggaaagTAAATGTTTCAATCAAAATTACCAGTGCAAGcatcagccaaaacaaaaaactgttGCCTTCACTCTACAGCTGCATAGAATTTGGTAGCAGAAACACTCCTTGTGAAGGAGGTGAGCACCTATAACACTGACTCAGCCCCTTCCAACAACAATGGAAGAAGTAGTAATTTAATTCCTATTAGCTTTAGGTTTCTGACTAAAAAGCCTGAAATAACTATGAACAACCTAATAAAGCTGAGCTTAGCTGTTATTTGGGTTAACACACTTGGATAAAGTCTTCTCTGGCTGAGCTGACTTTAGTCATAAAAGCATGAACACAAAGTAAATAGTAACTCTTGTGTACCTATCAGGAGGGGGAAGCCTGAGTTACTAGGTCTCAACAAAAAGGACCTGCCAATGGCAACAGAGGGTACAGCCTTCTGATTGGAGCAGTGTCCTGCTTTTACAttgcaaagcaggaaaaagggTGATTGAACAGACTACACCTACTTCTGTAACAGCTGTTGCTGCAGAGCTAGGGTTTAAAAGGCTACCTGGAAATTGATGCCATGACTAGCCATGAAACAGCTAAACAGTAGGCATGCAATCTGCAGAAAACAAGTTCCTTTCCACTTATattgcaaaaaaacccttttgaaCCTCTGCTTGGAGGCTACCTCAAAAGCACACATGGCAAAACCTCAAAACACTCCCTTCTATTGGAAACACCAAAAGGAAAATCAAGTCTCCACTGCACCTTGTTCAACTCCTGCTCTCATCTGCTGCCTTCACTGCCCTACCAGGGTAAAATCTTCAACCACTTGGACACCAGCACCAGGCATGCTGCAGGGTGCCTAGAAACTACCCAGCAGCGCCTGCAGTTCACAAGCCAAGCAGGAACAGTAAGACAGGCAAAGATTTTAGATCTGTTTATTCAGATACAAATTGAAAGCAGATGAATGGAGCACAGCCCCacttcctctgctgcctcttcccCTAACtacaagagagaagagaagcaggcagaaagcagcaaataaTAATTTAGTGATAGAAGCATTGTGGTTCCCGGTTCAAACCTCTGCTTTTGGATAGCATAGGGATAGTTAGAGCATCAGTAGGTCAGTCAGGGAGGAAATTGGTCGTTTCTAGCCAGCTATCACCACCCTTGGGCACAAAAAAAGCATCAACTGACAGGTTCCAATCCTAAATGTATAAAGCAAAAGCCTTGTAAACAGGTTTGCAATCTGCAGCCTGCGTTACGGAAGCTACTTCAGCAACTTGTGCTGCAGTTTGCATTAAGACAGCTCTCCTCCTTGGGGTTCTCCTTTCTCTGAActctgtgcagagaagggctccAGGCAGAGCTACCATCTGGAAGTAACGTGCCCAGTAGACTTGGGACATTCTCAAGGCATTGTGTCTTTACTGCCCTCTTTGAGACCCTAACTCCAGATAGGTTTCTCTAGGTTAGCTCCTCCAGTACCTCTTTGTGCATActctgcagggaggggaagctGGCAGGAGACAAAAGGAAAGGTACAGCCACAGCTATGAAGCCTACTTGACCTTCAGGCACCTCTTCTGATTTGGAAAGATAATGTCTTAACAGTAGTAGTTGGAGGAACTGCTGAACAGCCCCCTGAGGACACCTGGATGAATCTCCTAGCTCTCATTTTTGGTACCGACAGGATTAATTCCCTAGACTCCATGCCAGCACACCGTGGTGTGGGCACAGGCAAGCACACAACTGGCAGATCTGCCTGttctgcctctgccagctgtgGATTTTCCCCCAGTGCTATGGAATCCAGTTCTTTGCTAAAGGAGCTTTCCTGAAGATCCTTGCTGCAGAGGTTAATCCATGGTAGAAGCACAATGCTGTATCGACTCACCCAGCAAGAACACATTAGccttctgttctgttctgccATTCTTTCTGCTGTTATTTAACCTGAGATTGAGATGTTCCTCCTCAGCAGCGGGGTCTGCTCCAGGCTTTCCTGGACAGCCTTTGACTTACTGAACTGCCAGTCACTTTCAAGTTCCCTCAACTTCCTCTCTACAGGGTGTTAGCAGGAGAGGGGGACTATACCTGGAAGAAAGCACTGTGTACTGCAAAGCATGAACAGGAGCTGTACTGCAGAAAGCCCGGCCACCTGCACTCCAGGGGCTTCACAGCTGTCTTGCTGGGACATGTCTGCTGTTCATTTGCATTGGGAGCTGCAGTCCAAGCTGGCCAGTGAGAAGGGGTGCTGCTAAAGGAATTAACTGGACATTTCACCTGCTAAATGGGAGGTGGCTCTATTTAAGCTTCAGACGGGAGTCCCCATGTAAGGATTTAGCACTCTAATGATTTCTACACCTCCCCTAGAAGGCCAACTGACCTGCTGATGTAACAGATAGGCTTTGAACTCCTAAGCACCACTTCATCCACTTCCAGCAACTGTTTTCTGCTGAGAAATTCCAGCTCCAGCCACCACTTGGTTCTTCATCTCACCAGAGAGGAGGCGCGCTCTGCTCCGAGGCCGCAGAGAATGCCGGGATGGGCGAGAGGCAGGGATGGCAGCAAGCACCTATGAAAACCGGTAGCCACAGGCTCTCGAAGGAACTTCCCTCCCCCCACTTCTCCCCACACAAAACACAAATTTGCAGAGTCTGTgtcctgtttgttttcaaagggaTAGGATTTCGAAGTCTTCATCTTCTGAGTCAAAGAACCTTTCCAATCTGTCAGCGTCAGAGGAGTctgcaagagaaagagaaagtaaAGCTTCCATGGGATGCACTGACTGCTGGAAGGAGCAGAAGTGGAGTGTCAAGTGCCCACAGGTTCAAGGAGACCTGAatgaaggctctgaggagggaTGAGGCCATGTCAGCATGGAAGATGCACTGGACCAAATGCTGTGGTGCACAGAAGGCACATCACGTGTCCCAGATTCCAAACACAGCCCTGGTGCAGTGCCGCTCCGCTGGGACTCTGTACAAACTTCCTGTGCCACAGCTCTGGGTCAGTCTCAAGGCTCAAAACAGGACTTTGCCCAGATCTACACTAACATCCATGAGGATTTCTGGCCCAGCTAAGAGAGATGGGAAGGTTTTCCCCCACTCTGTGTGAAAGAGCTGTTTTCTGCCATAGTTGCCTTTGGTGCGATGCTGGGGAATGTAATTACACAGCACACGTGTGCCCCAAAGCGATCAGTACAGTCTATTTTGTGAGGTCAGGTCTCTCCTGTCTATCCTTCTGTGGTATTTGATCTCTCCTGTCTATCCTTCCAACTCTATAGTGAGGAGGGAGCACAAAGCTAAACGCGAAGCAACTTTGCCATAAGGGAAATTCACGTGAAAACACATAGGCAAACTGAGGAAGTGAAGAAGAAAACTATATTAGCCCAGGCCTCAAGAAAGCACTCATTGGActtggcagagcaggcagcttgaAGCTAAACTACACGAGTTCatggctggggacagggaagtGCAAAGCCACAGAACCCCCTCAAGCATTTTGTGACAAGCTTTAATCCCACAGTGGGGTGTGCAAATGCCTAGTATCACTGGTTTGCATCAAACCTCAGTGCCCATGAGTGCTGGCAGCACAACTTCCAGAGGTGCTCCTCAAAGGAGGAGCCTCCTGCACTAAAGTAACACAGCAGAGAACCCAGTCAGCTGGGGAAAATAAGGACAATAAGCCCCAGTAAGGGGCTGGGCAGTCATGGAACCACTACTAACCCTTCAAGTGAGGGGTAGGACAGCAAGAGAAACAGAATGGCCAGAGGAGATGAGAGGGGCTCTACGAGATACTACAAAAAACAGTAAGAACAGCAGCAATTATGGACAATTTAACACAGGCAAGGACCAACAGACAGCTTAAGGGACTCGAGCTTCTCACAGAGAAGGACAGTGAGGTAAGGAAGAGTTCAACAGTTCATGCTAAGGGGAGAGATAGAAAGGAAGCACAGGATACAGCAAAGTGCCAGGACACAGCCCAATGCCTGGTGACAGGGTAAGTTTGTCCACACACACACTTGCTCCTCTTGGCAGAACC
Coding sequences:
- the DTYMK gene encoding thymidylate kinase isoform X3, with translation MAGRRGALIVLEGVDRAGKSTQCRRLVEALRAGGHRADLLRFPERTTEIGQLISSYLMKKKDLEDHTIHLLFSNFCLDWCKQPDVGLPKPDLILFLQLRPEEAAGRGNFGTERYENSSFQEKVLQSFYHLMKDETLNWKTMDASKTIEDLHKEIKSIAEETIQEAQNKPLAELWK